In one window of Methanoculleus chikugoensis DNA:
- a CDS encoding sugar phosphate isomerase/epimerase family protein: MGRFAVSTMFFHEYPCDHIFDYIAESGLDSLEFWVETPHFWLRDRPEDELAGCIAGHPELSPITVHAPSLDLNPCSINPRVAEISVDYAIEAIRMAERMGAAVVTVHPGKRTAKRHPSAYDYRRFEAYIARLREVAEETRVKVAIENLEPRVNALLSTAEDAAEVLEREPWLWFTLDMGHAMMTSCDEAIRFIDLCIERMTNVHVSALGGNGRPHHPIHDDPEALRVLAELADRGYGGYLTLELEDMVFPGALSSEEKVVLLSRESEALREAFS, from the coding sequence ATGGGCCGTTTCGCCGTCTCGACCATGTTCTTCCACGAGTATCCCTGCGACCATATCTTCGACTACATCGCCGAATCCGGCCTTGACTCGCTTGAGTTCTGGGTCGAGACGCCGCACTTCTGGCTTCGCGACCGCCCTGAAGACGAACTTGCCGGCTGCATCGCGGGCCACCCGGAACTCTCGCCGATCACCGTCCACGCCCCGTCGCTGGACCTGAACCCCTGCTCCATCAACCCCCGGGTCGCTGAGATCTCGGTCGACTACGCCATCGAGGCTATCCGGATGGCGGAGCGGATGGGTGCCGCCGTGGTCACCGTCCACCCCGGGAAGCGAACGGCGAAACGGCACCCGAGCGCCTACGACTACCGGCGGTTCGAGGCGTACATCGCCCGGCTCCGGGAGGTGGCGGAGGAGACGCGGGTGAAGGTGGCGATAGAGAACCTGGAACCCCGGGTCAACGCCCTCCTCTCCACGGCGGAGGATGCCGCCGAGGTGCTCGAACGGGAACCCTGGCTCTGGTTCACGCTGGATATGGGGCACGCCATGATGACGTCGTGCGACGAGGCAATCCGGTTCATCGATCTCTGCATCGAGAGGATGACGAACGTCCACGTCAGTGCGCTCGGCGGGAACGGGCGGCCTCACCACCCCATTCATGACGACCCGGAGGCATTGCGGGTGCTCGCGGAACTTGCCGACCGCGGCTACGGCGGATACCTCACGCTGGAGCTCGAGGACATGGTCTTTCCCGGGGCGCTCTCGTCCGAAGAGAAGGTCGTGCTTCTTTCCCGGGAATCGGAGGCGTTACGGGAGGCATTCTCGTGA
- the xseB gene encoding exodeoxyribonuclease VII small subunit codes for MTKTFEEMLEELRGIVRKLEDGETSLEESIAIYERGALLVKQCEDLLGTAEMKLTELGRDR; via the coding sequence ATGACGAAGACATTTGAAGAGATGCTGGAAGAACTGCGGGGGATTGTCCGGAAACTCGAAGACGGCGAGACGAGCCTTGAGGAGAGCATCGCCATCTACGAGCGGGGCGCGCTCCTCGTCAAGCAGTGCGAAGACCTCCTCGGCACAGCCGAGATGAAACTCACCGAGCTTGGCCGCGACCGGTGA
- a CDS encoding thioredoxin family protein, whose translation MAVKVISFYQEGCMGCEEQTPVLREAEKDLGIKIEEIDAVKNPEYIKKYNLRVTPTTIVLDGDEVRERMEGLVHREDLEAAIRRHLTEPLPR comes from the coding sequence ATGGCGGTAAAGGTGATCAGTTTCTACCAGGAAGGATGCATGGGGTGCGAGGAGCAGACTCCGGTCCTGCGCGAGGCCGAGAAGGACCTTGGCATCAAGATAGAAGAGATCGATGCCGTGAAGAACCCGGAGTATATCAAGAAGTACAATCTCCGGGTGACGCCGACGACCATCGTCCTCGATGGCGACGAGGTCAGAGAGCGGATGGAGGGGCTCGTCCACCGTGAAGACCTCGAGGCCGCGATCCGCCGCCACCTCACCGAGCCCCTGCCCCGGTGA
- the xseA gene encoding exodeoxyribonuclease VII large subunit, whose protein sequence is MMLGGHSTGSERFGTPIFGVSEVSGLICDLLDDARLHQIWVRGEVTNYKNHASGHRYFSLSERSGRNSAVINCVMWRTSASTLAFAPKDGMDVLAWGSVEVYEPHGRYQFIVREMLPAGLGERHLMVERWKQELDAEGLFDPGRKRLLPLFPQRIGVVTSPTGAALADILSVISRRYPAEVLLSPTAVQGDGAHVEIAEAIRRIDGLVDVIIVGRGGGSFEDLFPFNHPDVVRAVAACRTPVISAVGHEVDTALCDFAADLRAPTPSAAAERAVPERREVLRELAGFEERMRSLLLHRLAAAGAEVEDLRERMHPRRLARRINERMQRLAEHEELLRRAAAARVQRERAALAEVRASLAGQNPLAILERGYCIVEADGRVARSAASLAPGERVTIRMMDGRAVAVVEERTYDEDI, encoded by the coding sequence ATGATGCTCGGCGGTCATTCCACCGGCTCGGAACGGTTCGGAACCCCTATCTTCGGGGTCTCGGAGGTCTCGGGGCTCATCTGCGACCTCCTCGACGACGCACGCCTGCACCAGATCTGGGTGCGGGGGGAGGTGACCAACTACAAGAACCACGCCTCCGGCCACCGCTACTTCTCGCTCTCGGAGAGGAGCGGAAGGAACTCCGCGGTGATCAACTGCGTCATGTGGCGCACCTCCGCTTCAACGCTCGCGTTCGCGCCCAAAGACGGCATGGACGTCCTCGCCTGGGGGTCCGTAGAGGTCTACGAGCCTCACGGCAGGTACCAGTTCATCGTCCGGGAGATGCTCCCGGCGGGCCTCGGCGAACGCCACCTCATGGTCGAGCGGTGGAAGCAGGAGCTCGACGCGGAGGGGCTCTTCGATCCCGGGCGGAAACGCCTTCTGCCACTCTTCCCGCAGCGGATCGGCGTGGTCACCTCGCCGACCGGCGCGGCGCTCGCGGATATCCTCTCGGTCATCTCCCGGCGCTACCCGGCGGAAGTTCTCCTCTCCCCGACGGCCGTCCAGGGAGATGGGGCGCACGTCGAGATTGCGGAGGCGATCCGGCGGATCGACGGGCTCGTGGACGTGATCATCGTCGGGCGCGGGGGAGGAAGTTTCGAGGACCTCTTCCCCTTCAACCACCCGGACGTCGTGCGGGCGGTTGCGGCGTGCAGGACGCCGGTGATCAGCGCCGTCGGGCACGAGGTGGACACCGCCCTCTGCGACTTCGCCGCGGATCTCCGGGCGCCGACGCCGTCCGCGGCGGCGGAACGCGCTGTGCCGGAACGCCGGGAGGTGCTCCGGGAACTCGCCGGGTTCGAGGAGAGGATGCGCTCGCTCCTCCTCCACCGCCTTGCCGCCGCGGGAGCCGAGGTCGAGGACCTGCGGGAGCGCATGCACCCCCGGCGGCTCGCGCGCCGTATCAACGAGCGGATGCAGCGCCTCGCCGAGCACGAGGAACTGCTCAGGCGGGCCGCGGCCGCCCGGGTGCAGCGGGAACGCGCGGCCCTCGCGGAAGTCCGCGCGAGCCTTGCGGGGCAAAACCCGCTCGCGATCCTGGAGCGGGGCTACTGCATCGTCGAGGCGGACGGCAGGGTCGCGAGAAGCGCCGCGAGCCTCGCGCCGGGAGAGCGCGTGACGATCAGGATGATGGACGGCCGGGCGGTTGCCGTCGTTGAGGAGAGAACGTATGACGAAGACATTTGA
- a CDS encoding DUF371 domain-containing protein — MKAKDIVRARGHPLVRGTHRTTFEVTKDETLTETGDCIIAVAADKGAADLDSGLKALLCDDRAVLTTRLTAGGKTVEVTSRGSAAFTLDHPADLVWRRSDFVSDRTVGIRSDRVAATLPREFIEALRREEELVVELEAEIPEDGGPKESYK, encoded by the coding sequence ATGAAGGCGAAGGATATCGTGCGGGCGCGGGGGCACCCGCTGGTCAGGGGAACCCATCGAACGACGTTTGAGGTGACAAAGGACGAGACGCTGACAGAGACCGGGGACTGCATCATCGCCGTCGCCGCCGACAAGGGTGCCGCCGACCTTGATTCCGGCCTCAAAGCGCTGCTGTGCGACGACCGGGCGGTGCTCACGACCCGCCTTACCGCGGGGGGCAAAACCGTCGAGGTGACGTCGCGGGGGAGCGCGGCGTTCACCCTCGATCACCCCGCCGACCTCGTCTGGCGGCGGAGCGACTTCGTCTCCGACCGGACGGTGGGCATCCGCTCCGACCGGGTCGCGGCGACCCTCCCCCGGGAGTTCATCGAGGCGCTCCGGCGGGAGGAGGAACTGGTGGTCGAACTCGAGGCGGAGATTCCTGAGGACGGCGGGCCGAAGGAGAGTTACAAGTAA
- a CDS encoding hemolysin family protein → MVVVDLLTIEIILFIVCLLLSAFFSSSEVALISITRAKVRALVNQGKKGAKTLDTVKHSTDALLITILIGNNVVNVAAASLATAIAIGIYGDVGIGIATGVTVILMLVFGEIGPKMYASRHTEALALRVALPILYLSRVLYPVLWVTDRIKQQFAFRPGVTEPVVTEEEIKEWIDVGEEEGTIEEEERDMLYSVLRFGDTTVREVMTPRIDVVMIEDVSTLENALAIFNETGFSRIPVYHEQIDNVVGLLNVKDVFSAVFRQQTSATLGNLMYEPYFIPESKKIDELLKELQVKKQHMAVVLDEYGSFAGIVTVEDMLEELVGEIMDEFDEEEPEVQQVEEGVYLVDARAWVEHLNEDLELSLPLTDAYESIGGLVIDRLGHIPRRGEVVKIEESNITLVVMQMRGRRIVKVKLIVAPQNGPGEAR, encoded by the coding sequence ATGGTAGTCGTAGACCTTCTGACCATAGAGATCATTTTATTCATTGTTTGTCTGCTCCTTTCGGCCTTCTTCTCAAGTTCGGAAGTTGCCCTCATATCAATAACCCGGGCGAAAGTCCGCGCCCTCGTAAACCAGGGTAAAAAAGGAGCGAAAACACTCGATACGGTGAAACATTCGACCGACGCCCTCCTGATCACCATCCTGATCGGGAACAACGTCGTCAACGTGGCCGCGGCATCGCTCGCGACCGCGATCGCCATCGGCATCTACGGCGACGTCGGTATCGGGATAGCGACCGGGGTTACGGTCATCCTGATGCTGGTCTTCGGGGAGATCGGGCCGAAGATGTACGCCTCCCGGCACACCGAGGCACTCGCGCTCCGCGTCGCCCTGCCGATCCTCTACCTCTCAAGGGTGCTGTACCCGGTGCTCTGGGTCACTGACCGCATCAAACAGCAGTTCGCCTTCAGGCCCGGCGTGACCGAACCGGTCGTCACCGAGGAGGAGATCAAGGAGTGGATCGACGTCGGCGAGGAGGAGGGAACCATCGAGGAGGAGGAGCGGGACATGCTCTACTCGGTGCTGCGGTTCGGGGACACGACGGTCCGCGAAGTGATGACGCCGCGGATAGACGTCGTCATGATCGAGGACGTGTCCACGCTCGAGAACGCCCTCGCCATCTTCAACGAGACGGGTTTCTCCCGGATCCCCGTCTACCACGAGCAGATCGACAACGTCGTCGGGCTCCTGAACGTGAAAGACGTCTTCTCGGCGGTTTTCCGGCAGCAGACGAGCGCGACGCTCGGGAACCTGATGTACGAACCCTACTTCATCCCGGAGAGCAAGAAGATCGACGAACTCTTGAAGGAGCTCCAGGTGAAGAAGCAGCACATGGCGGTCGTCCTCGACGAGTACGGGTCGTTTGCCGGGATCGTGACCGTCGAAGATATGCTCGAAGAACTGGTCGGCGAGATTATGGACGAGTTCGACGAGGAGGAGCCCGAGGTGCAGCAGGTCGAAGAGGGCGTCTACCTGGTCGATGCGCGGGCATGGGTGGAGCACCTCAACGAGGACCTGGAGTTATCCCTCCCGCTGACGGATGCCTACGAGAGCATCGGCGGCCTCGTCATCGACCGGCTGGGCCACATCCCCCGCCGCGGCGAGGTGGTCAAGATCGAGGAGAGCAACATCACGCTGGTGGTGATGCAGATGCGGGGCCGGCGGATCGTCAAGGTAAAACTGATCGTCGCCCCCCAGAACGGGCCGGGCGAGGCCCGGTAA
- a CDS encoding sugar phosphate nucleotidyltransferase has product MKVCIMCGGEGTRLRPLTFGRPKPCIPIVNKPSIQHLVSHLANLGFNDVVITLGYMSESIEAALGDGSLFGVNVTYVHEKTKLGTAGSVKNAQKYLEEQPFLVVGGDHVVGLNLLEFYREHLGNDSITTIGLISIDDPTEYGIAEIDANYQIKRFKEKPSPGEIFSNLASTGMYVCDPEIFDHIPTGEKFDFARNLFPELMEKGYSLKGWLARGNWSDVGSPRSLREAERWKLQDIGFTNISGDLYIKGARILGPAQVGSCVSIAANSRVIGPVSIGAGTIIEENVIIGPYTSIGEGCIIKNSAKIFSSSIYNRVVIGRDSTVSGSIIDNDTLIGSGCNIEHDTVIGPHVVMKSGVVIHSGTRLWPEVIIPEGTVVKEHVLNEDYDTRTEGS; this is encoded by the coding sequence ATGAAGGTGTGCATTATGTGCGGAGGGGAGGGCACACGGCTCCGCCCCCTCACATTCGGGCGCCCTAAGCCGTGTATTCCGATCGTCAACAAACCCTCGATCCAGCACCTGGTCTCACACCTCGCGAACCTCGGGTTCAACGACGTGGTAATCACGCTCGGCTACATGAGCGAGTCGATCGAGGCGGCCCTCGGGGACGGCTCGCTCTTCGGGGTCAACGTCACCTACGTCCACGAGAAGACGAAACTCGGGACGGCGGGAAGCGTCAAGAACGCCCAGAAATACCTTGAAGAGCAGCCGTTCCTGGTCGTCGGCGGCGACCACGTGGTGGGCCTGAACCTGCTTGAGTTCTACCGCGAGCATCTTGGAAACGACTCGATCACCACGATAGGCCTCATCAGCATCGACGACCCGACGGAGTACGGGATCGCCGAGATCGATGCAAACTACCAGATCAAACGGTTCAAGGAGAAGCCGAGCCCGGGCGAGATCTTCTCGAACCTTGCGAGCACCGGGATGTACGTCTGCGACCCGGAGATCTTCGACCATATCCCGACCGGCGAGAAGTTCGACTTCGCCCGGAACCTCTTCCCCGAACTGATGGAGAAGGGTTACTCCCTCAAAGGTTGGCTTGCCCGCGGCAACTGGTCGGACGTGGGGAGCCCGAGGTCGCTCCGCGAAGCGGAACGGTGGAAACTGCAGGATATCGGGTTCACGAACATCTCCGGCGACCTCTACATCAAGGGCGCCCGGATCCTCGGCCCGGCGCAGGTAGGGAGTTGCGTCTCGATTGCGGCGAACTCCCGGGTGATCGGGCCGGTCTCGATCGGCGCCGGAACGATCATCGAGGAGAACGTCATCATCGGGCCGTATACGAGCATCGGGGAGGGCTGCATCATCAAGAACAGCGCGAAGATCTTCTCTTCGTCCATCTACAACCGGGTGGTGATCGGGAGAGACAGCACCGTCAGCGGGAGCATCATCGACAACGACACCCTCATCGGCAGCGGGTGCAACATCGAGCACGACACGGTCATCGGGCCGCACGTGGTCATGAAGAGCGGCGTGGTCATCCACTCCGGGACCCGGCTCTGGCCGGAGGTGATCATCCCGGAGGGGACGGTCGTGAAAGAGCACGTCTTGAACGAGGACTACGATACCCGGACCGAGGGGTCGTAG
- a CDS encoding Hsp20/alpha crystallin family protein, producing the protein MARIERGPYRTIWQDFDDLMAEMESRFQSMLGGIGARGEEVRGRIVPAVRDFRVDVRDHEEEVIVVADLPGVEKENVAVRLTDPQHLEITSRRAEETGEESRDFFMRERIYGQMSRMVLLPAEVTEEGSAASFKNGVLEVRLKKAPSETGTTIPIE; encoded by the coding sequence ATGGCAAGAATCGAACGAGGGCCATACCGGACGATCTGGCAGGACTTCGACGACCTGATGGCCGAGATGGAGAGCAGGTTCCAGTCCATGCTCGGTGGGATCGGCGCGCGGGGAGAAGAGGTCCGTGGCCGGATCGTCCCGGCGGTCCGCGACTTCCGCGTGGATGTCCGCGACCACGAGGAGGAGGTGATCGTCGTTGCCGATCTGCCCGGCGTCGAGAAGGAGAACGTTGCCGTCCGGCTCACCGATCCCCAGCACCTGGAGATCACCAGCAGGCGGGCGGAAGAGACCGGGGAGGAGAGCCGTGACTTCTTCATGCGGGAGCGCATCTACGGCCAGATGAGCCGCATGGTGCTGCTTCCGGCGGAAGTGACCGAGGAGGGCTCCGCCGCATCGTTCAAGAACGGGGTTCTCGAAGTCCGGCTGAAGAAAGCGCCGAGCGAGACCGGGACGACGATCCCCATTGAATAA
- a CDS encoding PAS domain S-box protein: MQPLTPALEDLLEHLEDLDRRLGSLRAGEGAAPAGDLLLLKPDLAEIYDQVDALIADIRSIDAAYRRYHDRFLNLPAVCLCTGVDGVVLEANRAAGALLGIAPARLQGLPLDAHLHPESIPAFRLAVAALGRGEELPAQEFLLVRADGSTVPAAAAVSASYGPGGRVTEFQWVFRDISREKQFEEALRESEERSRTVVESQTELICRRLPDGTITFANDAYCGYVGIPCGDLIGRRYALTIPADDQARIQESLASLTPDHPVSTVEHRVIMPDGSVRWQQWTDTAFFDERGSVVEYQSVGRDITDARMAGEALLLANRKLNLLSDVTRHDILNRLTVLTGYLALFREQVSDPELLEYCRKEEEAIRDIQRYMAFTAEYRDVGVTAPAWRDIRRIVSEAAAALDPGKIAVEVRTGDLEVYADPLIVRVFANLIDNSLRHGGRVTRICIYPEESDRGISLVYEDDGIGIPYEVKENLFKRGFGRQTGFGLFLSREILAITDLSIRETGEPGKGARFEIGVPPGFYRFTGRGQAR; the protein is encoded by the coding sequence ATGCAACCGCTCACCCCGGCGCTCGAGGACCTCCTCGAACACCTGGAAGATCTCGACCGCCGCCTCGGCTCGCTCAGGGCCGGCGAGGGTGCGGCTCCCGCGGGGGACCTGCTCCTGCTCAAACCCGATCTTGCTGAGATCTACGATCAGGTCGACGCGTTGATCGCCGACATCCGGAGCATCGACGCCGCATACCGGCGGTACCACGACCGGTTCCTCAACCTTCCGGCGGTCTGCCTCTGCACGGGCGTGGACGGCGTCGTCCTGGAGGCGAACCGGGCGGCAGGCGCCCTGCTCGGGATCGCTCCCGCCCGGTTGCAGGGCCTGCCTCTCGATGCGCACCTCCACCCGGAAAGCATCCCGGCGTTCCGGTTGGCTGTCGCAGCGCTCGGCCGGGGCGAAGAACTACCGGCGCAGGAGTTCCTGCTCGTCCGTGCCGACGGCAGCACTGTGCCGGCAGCCGCGGCCGTTTCGGCCTCTTACGGGCCCGGCGGCCGTGTAACGGAGTTCCAGTGGGTTTTCCGCGACATATCAAGAGAGAAGCAGTTTGAGGAAGCCCTCCGGGAGAGCGAGGAGCGGTCCCGGACGGTCGTGGAGAGCCAGACCGAGTTGATCTGCCGCCGGCTCCCCGACGGCACCATCACCTTCGCGAACGACGCCTACTGCGGCTACGTCGGCATCCCGTGCGGCGACCTCATCGGGCGGCGGTACGCCCTCACCATCCCGGCCGATGACCAGGCCCGGATCCAGGAGAGCCTCGCCTCCCTCACCCCCGACCACCCGGTATCGACGGTCGAGCACCGAGTGATCATGCCGGACGGCAGCGTCCGGTGGCAGCAGTGGACGGATACGGCGTTCTTCGACGAGAGAGGTTCCGTCGTCGAGTACCAGTCGGTCGGCCGGGACATCACCGATGCGCGGATGGCGGGGGAGGCGCTCCTTCTTGCGAACCGGAAACTCAACCTGCTCTCCGATGTGACCCGGCACGACATCTTAAACCGGCTCACCGTGCTCACCGGCTACCTCGCCCTCTTCCGGGAGCAGGTGAGCGACCCGGAGTTGCTGGAATACTGCCGGAAAGAGGAAGAGGCCATCCGGGACATCCAGCGCTACATGGCCTTCACCGCGGAGTACCGGGATGTCGGCGTGACCGCCCCCGCCTGGCGGGATATCAGGCGGATCGTCAGCGAGGCGGCGGCGGCGCTCGATCCGGGCAAGATCGCCGTCGAGGTGCGGACGGGCGATCTGGAGGTGTATGCCGACCCGCTCATCGTCAGGGTCTTTGCAAACCTCATCGACAACTCGCTCCGGCACGGCGGACGGGTTACCCGGATATGCATCTACCCCGAAGAGTCCGACCGGGGGATCAGCCTTGTCTACGAGGATGACGGCATCGGCATTCCCTATGAAGTAAAAGAGAACCTCTTCAAGCGGGGTTTCGGGCGGCAGACCGGATTCGGGCTCTTTCTCTCCCGGGAGATCCTCGCCATCACCGATCTTTCCATACGTGAGACCGGCGAGCCCGGGAAGGGTGCACGATTCGAGATCGGGGTCCCGCCGGGGTTCTACCGCTTCACCGGTCGCGGCCAAGCTCGGTGA
- a CDS encoding HVO_0476 family zinc finger protein, whose protein sequence is MISIVCPVCKEECEHQVLREAAELVVQCSECGQVHRIPRPPEPEILTIRAIVSRETESMVCSVEMLDDEAVSLGDRIVAECGDEVFGVEVTGIEVGPKRVRRAKAGEVTTLWTRGIEQVVVKASIHTGRTTIPLYQTADGEDEFVVGETYTFGGRRIRISHIKLRDGPVIRKEGWKTFARRVKRIYGYLEGRTRGR, encoded by the coding sequence ATGATCAGCATCGTTTGCCCCGTCTGTAAAGAGGAGTGCGAACACCAGGTTCTCCGGGAAGCCGCCGAACTGGTGGTGCAGTGCAGCGAGTGCGGCCAGGTTCACCGGATACCGAGGCCGCCCGAACCCGAGATCCTTACCATCAGGGCCATCGTGAGCCGGGAGACGGAGTCGATGGTCTGCAGCGTCGAGATGCTCGACGACGAGGCCGTCTCCCTCGGCGACCGGATCGTCGCGGAGTGCGGCGACGAGGTCTTCGGTGTCGAGGTCACCGGCATCGAGGTGGGGCCAAAGCGGGTTCGCCGGGCTAAGGCCGGCGAGGTGACGACGCTCTGGACGCGGGGGATCGAGCAGGTCGTGGTGAAGGCGTCGATCCATACCGGGCGCACGACCATCCCGCTCTACCAGACCGCCGACGGCGAGGACGAGTTCGTCGTCGGGGAGACCTACACCTTCGGCGGCCGGCGGATCCGTATCTCGCATATCAAACTCCGCGACGGCCCGGTTATACGAAAAGAAGGGTGGAAGACGTTTGCCCGCAGGGTGAAGCGGATCTACGGGTACCTTGAGGGCCGCACCCGGGGGCGCTGA
- a CDS encoding CBS domain-containing ParB/RepB/Spo0J family partition protein → MDKKRVKDYMTYDVVTVNAHGTVRDVIETIKKTHHDGFPVVENSKEVVGYISARDLLFAHPSTPVEQVMSRHLIVADPDMSVNDAARVIFRSGIQKLPVVNEKNELIGIMSNADVIRSQIEHVSPEKVFKFIETLKKLYGVEPTLKRGSVPINDLLPTQSKIYEDELEGRMYEIKKGLAEPLIVVRRPGRWILVDGHHRAIAAKRLGITNLDAYIIEVRENIELGMERTARTLNLKTLDDIKVLDYARHPLVALTHRLVRHG, encoded by the coding sequence ATGGATAAGAAGAGGGTCAAGGATTACATGACCTACGACGTCGTCACCGTCAACGCCCACGGGACGGTCCGGGATGTCATCGAGACCATAAAAAAGACGCATCATGACGGTTTTCCGGTCGTGGAGAACTCAAAAGAGGTGGTGGGCTACATATCGGCACGGGACCTCCTCTTTGCCCATCCGTCGACACCGGTGGAGCAGGTGATGTCCCGTCATCTCATCGTCGCCGATCCGGACATGAGCGTGAACGATGCAGCCCGCGTCATCTTCCGTTCCGGCATCCAGAAACTCCCGGTCGTCAACGAGAAGAACGAGCTCATCGGGATTATGTCGAACGCCGACGTCATCAGGTCGCAGATCGAGCACGTCTCGCCGGAGAAGGTCTTCAAGTTCATCGAGACCCTGAAAAAACTCTACGGGGTCGAGCCGACCCTGAAGCGGGGCTCGGTCCCGATCAACGACCTCCTGCCCACCCAGTCGAAGATCTACGAGGACGAACTCGAGGGGCGGATGTACGAGATCAAGAAAGGGCTCGCCGAACCCCTGATCGTGGTCCGGCGGCCGGGCCGCTGGATCCTGGTCGACGGGCACCACCGCGCGATCGCGGCAAAACGGCTCGGGATCACGAACCTCGACGCCTACATCATCGAGGTCAGGGAGAACATCGAGCTCGGGATGGAGCGGACGGCCCGGACACTGAACCTGAAAACGCTCGACGATATCAAGGTGCTCGATTACGCCCGCCATCCCCTCGTCGCGCTGACGCACCGGCTTGTGCGGCACGGGTGA
- a CDS encoding YkgJ family cysteine cluster protein: MTAFECNLCGRCCMQAGGALIEVEKRLTSRDFLCRQKVVGGTFRARVEERFLDTFRETSENDRHPSWCPFLRPLPEERGKYVCTIHNSRPLICRSYICCTMRIFDSGGREAGRVKGRRSLVTEDAALRRCWDEGVAPLATDDDTAWKIEVAAILGRAGYRVEAYE; this comes from the coding sequence ATGACGGCGTTCGAATGTAACCTCTGCGGAAGGTGCTGCATGCAGGCAGGCGGCGCGCTCATCGAGGTCGAGAAGAGGCTCACGAGCCGCGATTTCCTCTGCCGGCAGAAGGTTGTCGGCGGCACGTTCCGCGCCCGGGTAGAGGAGCGGTTCCTCGACACCTTCAGGGAGACCTCCGAGAACGACAGACACCCATCGTGGTGTCCGTTCCTCCGACCTCTCCCGGAAGAGAGGGGGAAGTACGTCTGCACCATCCACAACAGCCGCCCGCTGATCTGCCGGTCGTACATCTGCTGCACCATGCGGATCTTCGATTCCGGCGGGCGGGAGGCCGGGAGGGTGAAGGGGAGGAGAAGCCTCGTCACCGAGGATGCCGCTCTCCGCCGGTGCTGGGATGAGGGGGTCGCACCGCTCGCGACCGACGACGATACCGCCTGGAAAATCGAAGTTGCCGCGATCCTCGGCCGTGCGGGATACCGGGTCGAAGCCTATGAATGA